A genome region from Tolypothrix sp. PCC 7712 includes the following:
- a CDS encoding RNA polymerase sigma factor, protein MVVSLAVVSSSERSSSDDVSMTFWQQWQQYQDYLYRCCVKWMGDSIDAEDALSRAMLKAWKKAQKYAEEISNFKAWLVTLTRNLCVDILRERTRGANRVEDIEIYASGEEQGLVAFENTPESVMDTDERKMVIRRAIDNLPTRLRETFILHFYQELSHQEIVEQQGISYQNVCKRISQARAILREELKGYFIGEEGMDRDKSVTATATKSEIVEMSEGNGVVEARVGETVLAVTVEEEEIVGSEKAQEVAHDVQQFESVMLGATSEEKLEVKSDACWWVEAVLWTQQQYQVGKVGREFMFVRSSRSPPLY, encoded by the coding sequence ATGGTAGTTTCTCTAGCAGTCGTCTCCTCATCAGAGCGTAGTAGTTCTGATGATGTCAGTATGACTTTTTGGCAGCAATGGCAACAGTATCAAGATTATCTTTATCGTTGCTGCGTTAAGTGGATGGGTGACTCAATTGATGCTGAAGATGCGCTCAGTCGGGCGATGCTGAAAGCTTGGAAGAAGGCGCAAAAGTATGCAGAGGAAATTTCTAATTTTAAGGCTTGGCTCGTGACGCTGACTCGTAATCTCTGCGTGGATATTCTTCGAGAACGCACTCGGGGTGCGAATCGAGTTGAGGATATAGAAATTTACGCCTCTGGTGAGGAGCAAGGACTGGTTGCGTTTGAGAATACCCCAGAAAGTGTGATGGACACTGACGAGAGAAAGATGGTGATTCGTCGTGCTATTGATAACTTACCGACAAGGCTGCGCGAGACGTTTATTCTGCACTTTTATCAAGAACTTTCACATCAGGAAATAGTAGAACAGCAGGGAATTTCTTACCAAAATGTCTGTAAGCGCATCTCCCAGGCGCGGGCTATTCTGCGTGAGGAGTTGAAGGGATATTTTATCGGGGAGGAGGGAATGGATAGGGATAAATCTGTGACAGCGACTGCAACAAAGTCGGAAATAGTGGAGATGTCCGAGGGGAATGGGGTAGTTGAAGCGAGAGTAGGGGAGACGGTACTTGCAGTTACGGTGGAGGAAGAGGAGATTGTTGGGAGTGAGAAAGCTCAGGAGGTAGCGCATGATGTGCAGCAGTTTGAGTCGGTGATGCTTGGGGCGACTTCTGAGGAGAAGTTAGAGGTAAAAAGTGATGCTTGTTGGTGGGTTGAGGCGGTGCTGTGGACGCAACAACAGTATCAGGTGGGGAAAGTGGGGCGAGAATTTATGTTTGTGCGATCGTCCCGCTCTCCTCCTTTGTATTGA